A single window of Candidatus Binatia bacterium DNA harbors:
- a CDS encoding response regulator — protein MAIGGAGEAPAWGRFRSFAEHALRLGYADLAAPAILALVAAAGYGIAVGGGARVVGGLTLGVLATAGVLAARGLRHEGERVARELHRAEARSAAFEAAEAALQQAKSAAEAANRAKSEFLANVSHEIRTPMNGIIGMTELALDTDLSTEQREYLDMVRSSADALLTVINDILDFAKIEAGKLDLCPSEFTLARSLDETMRPLALRARQKGLACAWTIAPDVPPVLVADAGRLRQVLLNLVGNAIKFTEAGGRVAVEVARFTCTAPPDLDDATDGLDLHVTVSDTGIGIAPEQQRLIFEAFAQADGSMARRYGGTGLGLTIASQIVALMGGRLWVDSALGRGSRFQFTIRCRRPAVTPEVPRELEYLRGLPVLVVDDTPINRRVLEQTLRQWSMEPTCVADAESALAQLEVARSNGTPYSLALLDVQMPEQDGFALVENIRRRPYLNGVTIMMLSSSDLQGAAERARSLGVAAWLRKPIKRSDLLDALLVTLGLRNSSYPVNSSVPAATPAAAPPPAVPARSSRPLHVLVAEDNTVNQRLACRLLERQGHTVVLADTGRAALDALDRDRFDLILMDVQMPEMDGLEATGEIRRRERDGGRSGQAAPPNSRIPIVAMTAHAMKGDAERCLDAGMDAYVSKPVQPTTLFAVIERVVPGAADTAAPIAAHHR, from the coding sequence ATGGCGATCGGAGGTGCTGGAGAAGCGCCGGCCTGGGGTCGCTTCAGGAGCTTCGCGGAGCACGCGCTGCGCCTGGGGTATGCGGACCTCGCTGCGCCGGCAATCCTGGCCCTGGTGGCTGCGGCCGGTTATGGCATCGCTGTCGGTGGCGGCGCTCGGGTGGTCGGAGGACTGACCCTCGGGGTGTTGGCAACCGCTGGTGTACTGGCGGCTCGTGGTCTTCGCCACGAGGGAGAGCGCGTCGCCAGGGAGCTACACCGGGCCGAGGCGCGATCGGCAGCGTTCGAGGCTGCGGAAGCCGCATTGCAGCAAGCCAAGAGCGCCGCCGAGGCTGCTAACCGCGCCAAGAGCGAGTTTCTCGCCAACGTCAGTCACGAGATCCGCACGCCGATGAACGGCATTATCGGCATGACCGAGCTAGCTCTCGACACGGACCTCTCTACCGAGCAGCGCGAGTACCTCGATATGGTGCGCAGCTCGGCCGACGCACTGCTCACGGTCATCAACGACATCCTCGACTTCGCCAAGATCGAAGCCGGCAAACTCGACCTCTGCCCGAGCGAGTTCACCCTCGCTCGGAGTCTCGACGAAACCATGCGACCCCTCGCTCTGCGAGCCCGACAAAAGGGCCTCGCGTGCGCGTGGACGATCGCTCCGGACGTACCGCCGGTGCTGGTCGCGGACGCCGGCCGGCTCCGCCAGGTCCTTCTGAATCTCGTCGGCAACGCCATCAAGTTCACGGAAGCCGGCGGCCGGGTCGCCGTCGAAGTCGCACGCTTCACCTGCACGGCTCCTCCGGATCTCGACGACGCCACCGACGGCCTCGACCTGCACGTCACGGTCAGCGATACCGGTATCGGCATCGCTCCCGAGCAGCAACGACTCATCTTCGAGGCCTTCGCCCAGGCGGACGGCTCCATGGCCCGCCGTTACGGCGGCACCGGCCTGGGTCTGACCATCGCCTCGCAGATCGTCGCGCTGATGGGCGGGCGCTTGTGGGTCGACAGCGCGCTCGGCCGCGGCAGCCGGTTCCAGTTCACGATCCGCTGCCGGCGGCCGGCGGTCACGCCCGAGGTCCCTCGCGAGTTAGAGTACCTCCGCGGTCTCCCCGTGCTGGTGGTCGACGACACCCCGATCAACCGCCGCGTCCTCGAACAGACGCTACGTCAGTGGAGCATGGAACCGACATGCGTCGCCGATGCCGAGAGTGCCCTCGCGCAGCTCGAAGTGGCACGGTCGAACGGCACTCCGTATTCGCTGGCCCTCCTCGACGTTCAGATGCCCGAGCAGGACGGGTTTGCGCTTGTGGAAAACATCCGCCGTCGCCCGTACCTGAACGGGGTGACCATCATGATGCTGTCGTCCTCCGACTTGCAGGGGGCAGCGGAACGGGCGCGCTCGCTCGGTGTCGCGGCGTGGTTGCGGAAACCGATCAAGCGTAGCGACTTGCTCGATGCGCTGCTCGTGACTCTGGGCTTGCGCAACTCGTCGTACCCGGTCAACTCCTCCGTACCTGCGGCGACACCCGCCGCGGCGCCGCCGCCGGCCGTGCCGGCACGATCGTCACGCCCTCTGCACGTCCTCGTCGCCGAAGACAACACCGTCAATCAGCGCCTCGCATGTCGGTTATTGGAACGTCAAGGGCACACCGTGGTCCTCGCCGATACCGGGCGCGCCGCCCTCGATGCCCTCGATCGCGACCGCTTCGATCTCATTTTGATGGACGTGCAGATGCCGGAAATGGACGGCCTCGAAGCCACCGGAGAGATTCGCCGCCGCGAACGCGACGGCGGCCGTTCGGGTCAGGCTGCCCCGCCGAACAGCCGTATCCCGATCGTCGCCATGACCGCGCACGCCATGAAAGGCGACGCAGAGCGCTGCCTGGACGCCGGTATGGACGCGTATGTATCCAAACCCGTGCAGCCCACGACGCTGTTTGCCGTGATCGAGAGAGTCGTGCCGGGCGCGGCGGACACCGCCGCACCGATCGCGGCCCATCACCGGTAG
- a CDS encoding HlyD family efflux transporter periplasmic adaptor subunit has protein sequence MAGWRRWIPIGVVVVGAGAGTAVLLRPRPVRVDVAVAARGPLRVTIDEDGETRVRERFVVAAPVAGHLARIDLKAGAEVRAGEVVARLDPLPLDPRSRAEARARLEAAEAAQREATARVAQARASLEQATRSARRARKLAKPGTISPEELELAELAETTRQKEVEAALFAASVAAHNVDAARAVLLAPDGATAARCGSEPCVEVRSPISGRVLRVAEPSERVVPVGTPLLEIGDPMALEVVVDVLSADAVKVHPGAEVVFEDWGGERTLPGRVRLVEPSGFTKVSALGVEEQRVNVIADFAEPPAALADGYRLEARIVVWEGQGVLTIPASALFRRGGQWEVFAVVDGYARRRPVQVGHRTPQMVEVNGGLQAEDVVVLHPSDLVGDGTRVTAAN, from the coding sequence ATGGCCGGGTGGCGACGGTGGATCCCGATTGGGGTCGTAGTGGTGGGCGCCGGTGCGGGCACGGCGGTGTTGTTGCGTCCGCGACCGGTGCGGGTGGACGTGGCGGTGGCCGCGCGGGGGCCGTTGCGTGTGACCATCGACGAGGACGGCGAGACCCGCGTGCGCGAGCGGTTTGTGGTGGCGGCGCCGGTGGCGGGGCATCTGGCGCGCATCGACTTGAAGGCGGGTGCGGAAGTGCGTGCGGGAGAAGTCGTGGCGCGGCTCGATCCGCTGCCGTTGGATCCGCGCTCTCGGGCGGAAGCGCGGGCGCGGCTCGAAGCGGCCGAAGCCGCCCAACGCGAGGCGACAGCGCGGGTCGCGCAGGCAAGAGCATCGCTCGAGCAGGCGACACGCAGCGCCCGGCGCGCCCGGAAACTCGCCAAACCGGGGACGATCTCCCCCGAGGAACTTGAACTGGCGGAGCTGGCCGAAACCACCCGGCAAAAGGAGGTCGAGGCGGCGCTGTTTGCGGCCAGCGTGGCGGCGCACAACGTCGACGCTGCCCGGGCGGTGTTGCTGGCGCCGGACGGCGCGACGGCGGCGAGATGCGGGAGCGAGCCCTGCGTCGAGGTGCGATCTCCGATCAGCGGACGCGTGCTGCGCGTCGCGGAGCCGAGCGAACGCGTGGTGCCCGTGGGAACGCCGCTGCTGGAGATCGGCGACCCGATGGCGCTCGAGGTCGTGGTCGATGTCCTGTCGGCCGATGCGGTTAAAGTCCATCCCGGGGCGGAGGTGGTGTTCGAGGATTGGGGTGGGGAGCGTACGTTGCCGGGACGCGTGCGGCTGGTCGAACCCTCGGGCTTCACGAAGGTTTCGGCGCTGGGGGTCGAGGAACAGCGTGTCAACGTGATCGCCGACTTTGCCGAGCCTCCGGCTGCCCTGGCGGACGGCTATCGACTGGAGGCGCGTATTGTCGTGTGGGAAGGGCAGGGCGTACTGACGATTCCGGCGAGTGCGCTGTTTCGTCGCGGGGGCCAGTGGGAAGTGTTCGCGGTGGTCGACGGCTACGCGCGACGACGCCCCGTTCAGGTCGGCCATCGGACCCCACAAATGGTTGAGGTGAACGGCGGGCTGCAGGCGGAAGATGTCGTGGTGCTGCACCCGAGCGACCTGGTCGGCGACGGCACACGCGTGACGGCGGCAAACTGA
- a CDS encoding ABC transporter permease, which yields MSPLNRKLVRDLWHLRGQVTAIAVVVAAGVAIVVTMRTAYESLAESRSNYYATYRFANLFASLKRAPQSLARKIEAIPGVTRADTRLVADVTLDVPGLAAPATGRLISIPERQQPIVNDVHIRRGRFIAPGRRDEVLVSEAFALANGLDLGSEIGAVLNGRWATLRVVGIALSPEYVYEVRPGDLFPDNRHFGVLWMGLAAMETAFDMDGAFNDVVLILAADANPAEVTVRLDRLLDRYGGLGAVGRDDQVSHRFLSDELRQNRIFGTVLPAIFLGVAAFLLNIVLSRLVAMQREQIGVLKAFGYGPVTVSLHYLGFALVAVTLGAVAGTASGLWLGAELNRIYSEFYRFPVFRYDPGPTVVLMAIAASAAAALFGAVTAVRRAWRVPAAEAMRPEPPGQFHAGWLERLGAQRWVPPATRMIARNMARRPLRAVMSITGLACAVAILLLGRYFVDAIEYLAAVQFALVQRDDMTVVAHEPLPATARYELARLPGVLVSESYRAVPVRLRSGHRSRRTALMGLPPDASLRRLLDRNLESVALPPEGLVLTKMLADILEVQPGDTVLVEVLEGSRPKREVPVSGLVDELIGLSAYMDVRALNRLMHEGGTVSGAMLIVETERMAELYGLLKRLPAVGGVLQRETTLESFEKTIGESMGVFTGVLVGFACVLAVAIVYNAARIALSERGRELASLRVLGFTRGEVSRMLLGEQALLLAAALPIGVALGYGTSALMAWTYQWELFRLPLVLTPATYAFSVGVVGVAFLLSALLVRRRLDRIDLVEVLKSRE from the coding sequence ATGAGCCCTCTGAACCGCAAGCTCGTGCGCGACCTGTGGCACCTGCGCGGCCAGGTGACTGCCATCGCCGTGGTCGTGGCCGCGGGCGTGGCCATCGTCGTGACCATGCGCACGGCGTACGAGTCGCTGGCCGAGTCGCGCTCGAACTACTACGCGACGTATCGCTTCGCGAATTTGTTCGCTTCGCTCAAACGCGCGCCGCAGTCGCTGGCGCGTAAGATCGAGGCGATCCCGGGGGTCACCCGCGCCGACACGCGCCTGGTCGCCGACGTCACGCTCGATGTCCCCGGCCTTGCCGCGCCGGCGACCGGGCGCCTCATCTCGATACCCGAGCGTCAGCAGCCGATCGTCAATGACGTGCATATCCGGCGCGGACGGTTCATCGCCCCCGGCCGGCGCGACGAGGTTCTCGTCAGCGAGGCGTTCGCGCTGGCGAATGGCCTCGATCTCGGGTCGGAGATCGGTGCCGTTCTCAACGGCCGCTGGGCAACCCTGCGCGTTGTCGGCATCGCGCTGTCGCCGGAATACGTCTACGAGGTGCGGCCCGGCGATCTGTTCCCCGACAACCGACACTTCGGCGTGCTGTGGATGGGCCTGGCCGCCATGGAGACAGCCTTCGACATGGACGGCGCGTTCAACGACGTGGTCCTGATCCTGGCGGCCGACGCCAATCCGGCCGAGGTTACGGTGCGCCTGGATCGGCTGCTCGATCGTTACGGCGGCCTCGGGGCGGTCGGGCGCGACGACCAGGTGTCGCACCGCTTTCTGTCGGACGAACTGCGGCAGAATCGCATCTTCGGGACGGTGCTGCCGGCGATCTTTCTCGGCGTGGCGGCCTTTCTGCTGAACATCGTGCTGTCGCGCCTGGTGGCAATGCAGCGCGAGCAGATCGGCGTTCTCAAGGCCTTCGGTTACGGACCGGTAACGGTGAGTCTGCACTACCTCGGGTTTGCCCTGGTGGCCGTGACGCTGGGTGCGGTCGCAGGCACCGCGAGTGGCCTGTGGCTCGGGGCGGAGCTAAACCGCATCTACTCCGAGTTCTACCGCTTTCCGGTCTTTCGTTACGATCCGGGGCCGACCGTGGTGCTGATGGCAATTGCGGCGAGTGCCGCGGCCGCCCTGTTCGGCGCCGTGACCGCGGTGCGGCGGGCGTGGCGGGTGCCGGCGGCGGAGGCGATGCGCCCGGAACCCCCAGGGCAGTTCCACGCCGGTTGGCTCGAACGGCTTGGCGCGCAACGGTGGGTTCCGCCGGCGACCCGCATGATCGCGCGCAACATGGCCCGCCGGCCGTTGCGCGCGGTCATGTCGATAACCGGCCTTGCCTGCGCGGTGGCGATTCTGCTGCTCGGCCGGTACTTCGTCGATGCTATCGAGTACCTTGCCGCCGTTCAGTTCGCTCTGGTGCAGCGCGACGACATGACCGTCGTGGCGCACGAGCCTTTGCCCGCGACGGCGCGGTACGAGCTCGCCCGCCTGCCCGGAGTTCTGGTCTCGGAGTCGTACCGCGCGGTTCCCGTGCGCCTGCGCAGCGGGCACCGGTCGCGGCGTACAGCGCTTATGGGGCTGCCCCCGGACGCCAGCTTGCGGCGTCTGCTCGATCGGAACCTCGAGAGCGTCGCGCTCCCGCCCGAAGGGCTGGTCCTGACCAAGATGCTGGCCGACATTCTCGAAGTGCAGCCCGGCGACACCGTGCTGGTCGAAGTGCTGGAAGGCAGCCGGCCGAAACGGGAAGTGCCGGTGAGCGGGCTCGTGGACGAGCTGATCGGGTTGTCCGCCTACATGGACGTGCGGGCCCTCAACCGACTGATGCACGAGGGCGGGACCGTGTCGGGCGCTATGCTGATCGTCGAGACGGAGCGGATGGCGGAGCTGTATGGGCTGCTGAAGCGGCTACCTGCAGTGGGCGGTGTGCTGCAGCGGGAGACGACGCTCGAGAGTTTCGAAAAGACAATCGGCGAAAGCATGGGGGTGTTCACCGGCGTACTGGTTGGCTTCGCGTGCGTGTTGGCGGTGGCGATCGTCTACAATGCCGCGCGCATCGCCCTCTCGGAGCGCGGCCGCGAGCTGGCGAGTCTGCGCGTCCTTGGTTTTACCCGCGGCGAGGTGAGTCGCATGCTCCTGGGCGAGCAGGCGTTGCTGCTCGCGGCGGCGCTGCCGATCGGTGTCGCCCTCGGGTACGGGACCAGTGCGCTCATGGCGTGGACCTACCAGTGGGAGTTGTTCCGCCTGCCGCTGGTTCTCACGCCGGCGACGTACGCGTTCTCGGTCGGGGTGGTGGGCGTGGCGTTTCTTCTCTCGGCGCTGCTCGTGCGGCGCCGGCTCGACCGCATCGACCTGGTCGAGGTATTGAAGTCGCGGGAGTGA
- a CDS encoding ABC transporter ATP-binding protein: MSDDHGTATEREAVFQARGLAKVYRMGDVEVPALRGVDLDIFRGEVLVVLGPSGSGKSTLLNILGGLDVPSRGTVRFLDHDLTAGDEAALTRFRRQHVGFVFQFYNLIPSLTALENVALVTEIAERPLDPDETLRLVGLGARRDHFPAQLSGGEQQRVAIARAIAKRPDVLLCDEPTGALDAQTGRLVLEVLEQVNRSLGTTTAVITHNAVIAGMADRVIRMHSGAIAEVRRNAQRARASDLEW; this comes from the coding sequence ATGAGCGACGACCACGGCACGGCGACGGAGCGGGAGGCGGTCTTTCAGGCCCGCGGGCTCGCCAAGGTTTATCGCATGGGCGACGTCGAGGTGCCGGCGTTGCGCGGCGTCGATCTCGACATCTTCCGCGGCGAGGTGCTGGTCGTGCTCGGCCCGTCCGGCAGCGGCAAGTCAACCCTGCTGAACATCCTCGGCGGGCTCGACGTACCCTCCAGAGGCACCGTGCGCTTCCTCGACCACGATCTCACCGCGGGCGATGAAGCGGCCCTCACCCGTTTCCGCCGCCAGCATGTCGGCTTCGTGTTTCAATTCTACAATCTTATTCCCAGCCTGACGGCGCTGGAGAACGTCGCGCTCGTCACCGAGATCGCCGAGCGGCCCCTCGACCCCGACGAGACCCTCCGCCTCGTCGGGCTCGGCGCACGGCGCGACCACTTCCCGGCGCAGCTTTCCGGCGGCGAACAGCAACGGGTGGCGATCGCGCGCGCCATTGCCAAACGCCCGGACGTCCTCCTCTGCGACGAGCCGACCGGGGCGCTCGACGCGCAGACCGGACGCCTGGTGCTCGAGGTGCTCGAACAGGTCAATCGCTCCCTGGGAACGACGACGGCCGTCATCACCCACAACGCGGTGATCGCCGGCATGGCCGACCGGGTCATCCGCATGCACAGCGGCGCCATTGCCGAGGTGCGGCGCAACGCCCAACGAGCGCGGGCGTCCGATCTGGAGTGGTGA
- a CDS encoding zf-TFIIB domain-containing protein translates to MLCPKCKTSTLSATTVKETQVDQCRTCKGLWFDERELSALLAADAPALRPLARGNDAGDLTARRGDCPRDGTAMLRVFSAMNRNVVVDTCPACRGIWLDGGELAALVGA, encoded by the coding sequence ATGTTGTGCCCAAAGTGCAAGACGTCCACGTTGAGTGCGACGACGGTGAAGGAGACGCAGGTGGACCAGTGCCGCACCTGCAAGGGCCTCTGGTTCGACGAACGCGAGCTGAGCGCCCTGCTTGCGGCCGACGCGCCCGCGCTGCGTCCGCTGGCGCGCGGAAACGATGCCGGCGATCTAACCGCACGCCGGGGCGATTGCCCGCGTGACGGCACGGCGATGCTGCGGGTATTCAGCGCCATGAACCGCAACGTGGTCGTCGACACCTGTCCCGCGTGCCGCGGCATCTGGCTCGACGGCGGCGAACTCGCGGCATTAGTCGGCGCCTGA